CTGCAATGTCTACTTTTATATAGCTGTATGGCAaaatatgtctgaagaaatatttATCTATGAAAGttttcattgaaataaatctgttaggcCTTCAAGCACCATAATATTTTGCCCATTGTTCTCGTTTACTTTTCACTTTAATTTTtaccaaaatgctgaatcatgcctATTTCTTctgaaactgaaataaatttgttaatcttcatGGTAGCATATTTTCATTTTGcttatttttgttatacatgctcTTCCCCTACATGTGGTTTTAAACCATAGGGAGAAGAGCCACCCAAGTAGAGATCTAGGGCATCCCTTTCTCTTTGTGTCTGAATTTTCAAGTACTTGAACACAAAACATTCAGTCATTTAGAACAGCTTGTGGGGCAACCAGTTGTTACCACTGGCATGTTTCTTATTGCTCTTTCCTGCTTAATCAGTGCTGATACAATATTCTCACATAATACCATCTCCAATGGTGAAGAtgaaggaggatgaggaggaaaaggaggaggagacttAATCCTGAGGCTTGAAAGAGTCCAACTCTACTAAGGATGCTATTTAATCTTTTGAATTCACCTTGCTAATAATGTAGTTGTGCAACCTCCACTGACAAGAATATGCATTTACTGTAAATCAAATCCAGCTTTCTTTCGTGTATTAATATCCTCTACAAGTAAGGTCTTTGAGATGAAAAACGGCACCCTTTCTGACAGCACCCCTTCTCCTAAGAGCTACTCACAGAGAAGACTGCGTTTTGGAGCCCGAAAGGTATAGGGGTGAGCCTGGCCAGGGCCACCACCTTGAGGCCGCTTCTTCCCTCCACCACGCGAATGACAGCGCTGAGCTTCTCGCTGCCctgaatcctggccagcacccaTCGGGCCAGCAGCTTCTTGCAGACGACGTGGGAGATGAAGGTGCCGATGAGGACTCCCAGCACCATGAGGCCCATGCCCAGCACGAAACCGTAGAGGTAGCCGGCGGCCACGTTGAGGAGAATGTAGCCCCAGCCGCAAGGGAAAGACACCACGATGAAGCCCACCGTGAAGAGGAGCACGCCCGCCAAACTGTCCAAGCTCTCGGCCCAGAGCATCAAGTCCCGCAGGTACTGGCGCACCAAGGCGAGCGACGCGAAGCAGAGCGCCGCCAACAAGCAGACGCTGAGGCAACTCTTGCACCAGCAGGTGCCCAGCAAGCAGCCCGAGCAGCGCCACCCGGTCCTGCCCTCGCCCAAGCCGGGCCCGGCCTCAGGCAGCTGGCACAGCAGAATCTCCACCGACGGCTCCTGATGGGAAGGAGGCGGCGGGTAATGGTGGAGCCCATTCTGCTCCCCGAAGAGAAGCCcttccgaggaggaggaggtgccgGCGGCTCCCGCCCCTCCGGCGCCGCCACCCAGCCGAGGCAGCCACCGGCTCAGGTCTTGCCGGGCTCCCTGGGCAAAGGCTTGCTTGGTCGCCCGCGAGAGCAGCTGCAAGGCGGCGGCCCCGGAGCTCCACATCGCCCGGCGTCTTTAAGGCGGCGAAGGGAATAACAacacctggaggaggaggagggggggccgCCGCAGGCAGGCCGAGGAGGTCAGACAGCTGCTTCGCCCTCTTCTCCGCTTCGCAGGCGCCAGGAGCAGCCGCTCGctcatcgccgccgccgccgccgcgaagGAGAACGGCTCGAGGGAAAGTCTCCGCCAGGCCAAACTGAGGCGGcgaacctccctccctcctca
This sequence is a window from Pogona vitticeps strain Pit_001003342236 chromosome 4, PviZW2.1, whole genome shotgun sequence. Protein-coding genes within it:
- the TMEM64 gene encoding transmembrane protein 64 — translated: MWSSGAAALQLLSRATKQAFAQGARQDLSRWLPRLGGGAGGAGAAGTSSSSEGLLFGEQNGLHHYPPPPSHQEPSVEILLCQLPEAGPGLGEGRTGWRCSGCLLGTCWCKSCLSVCLLAALCFASLALVRQYLRDLMLWAESLDSLAGVLLFTVGFIVVSFPCGWGYILLNVAAGYLYGFVLGMGLMVLGVLIGTFISHVVCKKLLARWVLARIQGSEKLSAVIRVVEGRSGLKVVALARLTPIPFGLQNAVFSITDLSLPNYLMASSIGLLPTQLLNSYLGTTLRTMEDVIAEQSVSGYFIFSLQIIISIGLMFYVVHRAQVELNAAIVACEMEMKTSLVQSSQPNNSNSAFCNKRTLAFSGGGINIV